The Punica granatum isolate Tunisia-2019 chromosome 4, ASM765513v2, whole genome shotgun sequence genome has a window encoding:
- the LOC116202278 gene encoding protein DETOXIFICATION 41-like → MIMGSEVQRPLLLGLDSHSRVSDLSSVVIEEFLEKGKVPARWWPQLVAWESRLLWLLSGSSIIVSLCNYMLTFVTLMFTGHLGALELAGASIASVGIQGLAYGVMIGMASAVQTVCGQAYGARKLAAMGIICQRAIVLHVGAAFLLTFLYGFSGPALRAIGQSHSIAEQGQIFAWGLIPQLYAFAISCPLQRFLQAQNIVNPLAYMSAGVFVLHILLTYLVVYVLSYGLIGAALTLSFSWWLLVVLNWLYIVFSPSCRETWTGLSMQAFKGIWPYFKLTVASAVMLCLEIWYSQGLVLISGLLPNPTISLDSISICMNYWNFDMNFMLGLSAAASVRVSNELGAGHPKVTKFSVIVVNGTSILISIVFSAIILIFRVGLSKLFTSDAEVISAVSDLTPLLAISVFLNGIQPILSGVAIGSGWQALVAYVNLTTYYIIGLPIGCVLGFKTSLGVAGVWWGMIIGVGLQTLTLIILTARTNWSTEVEKAVARLKRSATEEATRVIVDNI, encoded by the exons ATGATCATGGGCTCAGAGGTGCAACGCCCTCTGCTGCTCGGGCTGGATTCGCACAGCCGGGTCTCTGACTTGTCATCGGTGGTGATCGAGGAGTTCCTGGAGAAGGGGAAAGTGCCGGCGAGGTGGTGGCCCCAGCTCGTTGCCTGGGAGTCGAGGCTGCTTTGGCTCCTCTCGGGGTCGTCCATCATTGTGTCGTTGTGCAATTACATGCTAACCTTCGTGACCCTCATGTTTACGGGACACCTGGGCGCCTTGGAGCTCGCGGGGGCCTCCATCGCCAGTGTGGGCATTCAGGGTCTGGCTTACGGAGTCATG ATAGGGATGGCGAGTGCAGTGCAGACGGTGTGCGGGCAGGCGTACGGGGCGCGCAAACTGGCGGCGATGGGCATAATATGCCAACGGGCCATAGTCCTCCATGTGGGGGCGGCCTTCCTCCTGACCTTCCTTTACGGATTCTCAGGTCCGGCCCTCAGGGCGATAGGCCAGTCCCACAGCATAGCCGAGCAGGGCCAGATCTTCGCCTGGGGCCTCATCCCCCAGCTCTATGCGTTCGCTATCTCGTGCCCATTGCAGCGGTTCCTCCAAGCCCAGAACATCGTTAACCCGCTGGCCTACATGTCCGCCGGCGTGTTTGTCCTCCACATCCTCCTCACGTACCTCGTGGTCTACGTGCTGAGTTATGGGCTCATCGGGGCAGCGCTCACGCTGAGCTTCTCGTGGTGGCTCCTTGTCGTGCTGAATTGGCTTTACATCGTGTTCAGCCCGTCGTGCAGGGAGACATGGACCGGGCTCTCAATGCAGGCCTTCAAGGGGATCTGGCCCTATTTCAAGCTCACCGTTGCCTCTGCTGTCATGCTCTG TCTGGAGATTTGGTACAGCCAAGGACTCGTGCTCATCTCGGGTCTCCTCCCGAACCCAACGATTTCTCTAGACTCCATTTCCATTTG CATGAACTACTGGAATTTTGACATGAACTTCATGCTAGGGCTAAGCGCCGCTGCCAG CGTTCGAGTAAGTAATGAACTCGGGGCGGGGCACCCTAAGGTAACCAAGTTCTCAGTCATCGTAGTGAATGGAACCAGCATCCTCATCAGTATAGTATTCAGTGCGATCATCCTCATATTCCGGGTCGGGCTGAGCAAGCTCTTCACGTCCGATGCCGAAGTCATTTCAGCGGTCTCGGACTTGACTCCTCTGCTTGCCATTTCCGTCTTCCTTAACGGCATTCAGCCGATCCTCTCTG GTGTTGCGATAGGGAGCGGGTGGCAAGCGCTGGTGGCCTATGTTAACCTCACTACATACTACATCATTGGCCTCCCCATAGGATGCGTTCTGGGCTTCAAGACGAGCCTCGGCGTGGCG GGGGTCTGGTGGGGTATGATTATTGGAGTGGGTTTACAAACTCTGACCCTGATCATATTAACTGCAAGAACAAATTGGAGCACCGAG GTCGAAAAGGCTGTCGCTCGATTGAAGAGGTCGGCGACCGAGGAAGCAACGAGGGTTATAGTTGATAACATTTGA
- the LOC116206086 gene encoding protein DETOXIFICATION 41-like isoform X1 encodes MGSVEEYQPLLLGLDSHSRIPDLSSVAIEDFLEQRPVAARWWPRLVAWESRLLWLLSGSSIIVSIFNYMLSFVTLMFTGHLGALELAGASIASVGIQGLAYGIMLGMASAVQTVCGQAYGARKLSAMGIICQRAIVLHVGAAFLLTFLYWFSGPALKAIGQSESIAEQGEIFARGLIPQLYAFAISCPAQRFLQAQNIVNPLAYMSVGVFLVHILLTYVVVYVLNYGLIGAALMLSFSWWLLVVLNGLYIVLSPSCKETWTGLSMQAFRGIWPYFKLTVASAIMLCLEIWYNQGLVLISGLLSNPTISLDSISICMNYLNWDMQFMLGLSAAASVRVSNELGAGHPKVAKFSVLVVNGTSIIISVVFSSIILIFRLGLSKLFTTDSEVIEAVVDLTPLLAISIFLNGIQPILSGVAIGSGWQAVVAYINLTTYYVIGLPIGCVLGFKTSLGAAGIWWGMIVGVLLQTATLVILTARTNWDAEVEKAAARLKRSANEEATLRIVNNI; translated from the exons ATGGGCTCAGTGGAGGAGTACCAGCCTCTGCTGCTTGGGCTCGACTCGCACAGCCGGATCCCCGACCTGTCGTCGGTGGCAATCGAGGATTTCCTGGAGCAGCGGCCTGTGGCGGCGAGGTGGTGGCCCCGGCTTGTGGCCTGGGAGTCGAGGCTGCTCTGGCTCCTCTCCGGGTCGTCCATCATCGTCTCGATATTCAACTACATGCTAAGCTTCGTGACCCTCATGTTTACGGGGCACTTGGGCGCCTTGGAGCTTGCAGGGGCCTCCATCGCCAGTGTGGGAATTCAAGGTCTTGCTTATGGAATCATG TTGGGGATGGCTAGTGCAGTGCAAACTGTGTGCGGGCAGGCGTACGGGGCGCGAAAGTTATCGGCGATGGGCATAATATGCCAGCGGGCCATAGTCTTACACGTCGGGGCAGCCTTCTTGCTGACCTTCCTTTACTGGTTCTCTGGCCCTGCCCTCAAGGCGATAGGCCAGTCTGAGAGCATAGCCGAGCAGGGTGAGATCTTTGCCCGGGGACTCATACCCCAGCTCTACGCATTCGCCATCTCATGCCCGGCGCAGCGCTTCCTCCAGGCACAGAACATTGTCAACCCACTGGCCTACATGTCCGTGGGCGTGTTCCTCGTCCACATCCTCCTCACGTATGTCGTGGTCTACGTGCTGAACTACGGCCTCATCGGGGCCGCTCTCATGCTGAGCTTTTCATGGTGGCTCCTCGTAGTGCTGAACGGGCTCTACATCGTACTCAGCCCGTCGTGCAAGGAGACGTGGACTGGGCTCTCGATGCAGGCCTTCAGGGGGATCTGGCCTTATTTCAAGCTCACTGTTGCCTCTGCTATCATGCTCTG TTTGGAGATATGGTACAACCAAGGACTCGTGCTCATTTCGGGACTCCTCTCGAATCCGACGATTTCACTAGACTCCATCTCCATTTG CATGAACTACCTGAACTGGGACATGCAATTCATGCTCGGGCTAAGCGCAGCTGCCAG TGTTCGAGTGAGCAACGAGCTGGGCGCAGGGCACCCGAAAGTTGCCAAGTTCTCGGTCCTGGTAGTCAATGGGACAAGCATCATCATCAGTGTGGTCTTCAGCTCGATCATCCTTATATTCCGGCTCGGGCTGAGCAAGCTCTTCACGACCGACTCTGAAGTCATTGAAGCAGTTGTGGATTTAACTCCTCTGCTCGCGATCTCTATTTTCCTGAACGGCATTCAGCCAATTCTCTCAG GTGTGGCAATCGGGAGCGGGTGGCAGGCGGTGGTGGCCTACATTAACCTCACTACCTACTATGTCATCGGCCTCCCCATAGGATGCGTCCTCGGCTTCAAAACCAGCCTCGGTGCGGCG GGGATCTGGTGGGGTATGATCGTCGGAGTATTGCTACAAACAGCAACTCTCGTTATATTAACTGCCAGAACAAATTGGGACGCCGAG GTCGAAAAAGCAGCGGCTCGATTGAAGAGATCGGCAAACGAAGAAGCCACTTTACGCATAGTCAATAACATCTGA
- the LOC116206086 gene encoding protein DETOXIFICATION 41-like isoform X2, producing the protein MGSVEEYQPLLLGLDSHSRIPDLSSVAIEDFLEQRPVAARWWPRLVAWESRLLWLLSGSSIIVSIFNYMLSFVTLMFTGHLGALELAGASIASVGIQGLAYGIMLGMASAVQTVCGQAYGARKLSAMGIICQRAIVLHVGAAFLLTFLYWFSGPALKAIGQSESIAEQGEIFARGLIPQLYAFAISCPAQRFLQAQNIVNPLAYMSVGVFLVHILLTYVVVYVLNYGLIGAALMLSFSWWLLVVLNGLYIVLSPSCKETWTGLSMQAFRGIWPYFKLTVASAIMLCLEIWYNQGLVLISGLLSNPTISLDSISICMNYLNWDMQFMLGLSAAASVRVSNELGAGHPKVAKFSVLVVNGTSIIISVVFSSIILIFRLGLSKLFTTDSEVIEAVVDLTPLLAISIFLNGIQPILSGVAIGSGWQAVVAYINLTTYYVIGLPIGCVLGFKTSLGDLVGYDRRSIATNSNSRYINCQNKLGRRGRKSSGSIEEIGKRRSHFTHSQ; encoded by the exons ATGGGCTCAGTGGAGGAGTACCAGCCTCTGCTGCTTGGGCTCGACTCGCACAGCCGGATCCCCGACCTGTCGTCGGTGGCAATCGAGGATTTCCTGGAGCAGCGGCCTGTGGCGGCGAGGTGGTGGCCCCGGCTTGTGGCCTGGGAGTCGAGGCTGCTCTGGCTCCTCTCCGGGTCGTCCATCATCGTCTCGATATTCAACTACATGCTAAGCTTCGTGACCCTCATGTTTACGGGGCACTTGGGCGCCTTGGAGCTTGCAGGGGCCTCCATCGCCAGTGTGGGAATTCAAGGTCTTGCTTATGGAATCATG TTGGGGATGGCTAGTGCAGTGCAAACTGTGTGCGGGCAGGCGTACGGGGCGCGAAAGTTATCGGCGATGGGCATAATATGCCAGCGGGCCATAGTCTTACACGTCGGGGCAGCCTTCTTGCTGACCTTCCTTTACTGGTTCTCTGGCCCTGCCCTCAAGGCGATAGGCCAGTCTGAGAGCATAGCCGAGCAGGGTGAGATCTTTGCCCGGGGACTCATACCCCAGCTCTACGCATTCGCCATCTCATGCCCGGCGCAGCGCTTCCTCCAGGCACAGAACATTGTCAACCCACTGGCCTACATGTCCGTGGGCGTGTTCCTCGTCCACATCCTCCTCACGTATGTCGTGGTCTACGTGCTGAACTACGGCCTCATCGGGGCCGCTCTCATGCTGAGCTTTTCATGGTGGCTCCTCGTAGTGCTGAACGGGCTCTACATCGTACTCAGCCCGTCGTGCAAGGAGACGTGGACTGGGCTCTCGATGCAGGCCTTCAGGGGGATCTGGCCTTATTTCAAGCTCACTGTTGCCTCTGCTATCATGCTCTG TTTGGAGATATGGTACAACCAAGGACTCGTGCTCATTTCGGGACTCCTCTCGAATCCGACGATTTCACTAGACTCCATCTCCATTTG CATGAACTACCTGAACTGGGACATGCAATTCATGCTCGGGCTAAGCGCAGCTGCCAG TGTTCGAGTGAGCAACGAGCTGGGCGCAGGGCACCCGAAAGTTGCCAAGTTCTCGGTCCTGGTAGTCAATGGGACAAGCATCATCATCAGTGTGGTCTTCAGCTCGATCATCCTTATATTCCGGCTCGGGCTGAGCAAGCTCTTCACGACCGACTCTGAAGTCATTGAAGCAGTTGTGGATTTAACTCCTCTGCTCGCGATCTCTATTTTCCTGAACGGCATTCAGCCAATTCTCTCAG GTGTGGCAATCGGGAGCGGGTGGCAGGCGGTGGTGGCCTACATTAACCTCACTACCTACTATGTCATCGGCCTCCCCATAGGATGCGTCCTCGGCTTCAAAACCAGCCTCG GGGATCTGGTGGGGTATGATCGTCGGAGTATTGCTACAAACAGCAACTCTCGTTATATTAACTGCCAGAACAAATTGGGACGCCGAG GTCGAAAAAGCAGCGGCTCGATTGAAGAGATCGGCAAACGAAGAAGCCACTTTACGCATAGTCAATAA